A single window of candidate division WOR-3 bacterium DNA harbors:
- the dnaN gene encoding DNA polymerase III subunit beta, with amino-acid sequence MKFKTSSDVFLTSLEPLLSIVPQRTPYNVLKNHLKMTAEKKKIKILATNIETTGELSFDADVEKEGEIVIPVKKLTDFLRKIPSSELSIEAVSGKLNFMYDKGYFHLPTVMPDEFPEIPEVVPEKEILFNPRMLKKMVDKTAFAINTIGATSPIVDGIYWKFKGKNTEMVGASNHRLAKFSNEVQINADFSVIIPQKFLVHVSSYVEEEDIKISLGQERISFHIPEKNLLLTSRLINFNFPDYSKIIFDSSKHKFQVNKKTIYEVIARISIFSDSLSFRIKLFFDKDNKLEISSSSTESGEAKETIEYMRNSKGNEKIKIPINYHYITDILKNIESEDVLFLINETDKAIEIVPAEEDPGEKVVYILMPLHSKD; translated from the coding sequence ATGAAATTTAAAACTTCCTCCGATGTTTTTCTTACAAGCCTGGAACCTCTTTTATCAATCGTTCCTCAGAGAACACCGTATAATGTTTTAAAAAATCATTTGAAAATGACTGCGGAAAAGAAAAAGATTAAAATTCTTGCCACAAATATTGAAACTACCGGAGAACTGTCATTCGACGCAGACGTAGAAAAAGAAGGTGAAATTGTAATACCGGTCAAAAAACTGACTGATTTTTTGAGAAAAATTCCTTCTTCGGAATTGAGTATAGAAGCTGTTTCTGGAAAACTAAATTTTATGTATGACAAAGGATATTTTCATTTACCAACTGTAATGCCTGACGAATTTCCCGAAATTCCTGAAGTTGTGCCTGAAAAAGAAATTCTTTTTAACCCGAGAATGTTAAAAAAAATGGTTGATAAAACCGCTTTTGCGATAAACACAATTGGAGCGACTAGCCCTATTGTCGACGGTATTTATTGGAAATTTAAGGGAAAAAATACAGAAATGGTAGGAGCGAGTAACCACAGACTCGCAAAATTTTCCAATGAAGTCCAAATAAACGCCGATTTTTCTGTAATAATACCTCAAAAGTTTCTTGTACACGTCTCTTCATACGTCGAAGAAGAAGATATAAAAATCTCTCTTGGGCAGGAAAGAATCAGTTTTCATATACCTGAAAAGAACCTTTTACTGACAAGCAGACTAATAAATTTTAATTTTCCAGATTACAGTAAAATAATATTTGATTCTTCAAAACATAAATTTCAGGTAAATAAAAAAACTATTTATGAAGTAATAGCGAGAATTTCAATTTTTTCAGATTCTCTATCTTTCAGGATAAAATTGTTTTTTGACAAAGATAATAAACTTGAAATTTCTTCATCTTCAACAGAAAGCGGAGAAGCAAAAGAAACAATAGAATATATGAGGAATTCAAAAGGGAATGAAAAAATTAAAATTCCGATTAATTATCACTACATTACTGATATATTGAAAAATATTGAAAGTGAAGATGTTTTGTTTTTGATAAATGAGACTGATAAAGCTATTGAAATCGTACCTGCTGAAGAAGATCCTGGTGAGAAAGTTGTTTATATTTTGATGCCTTTACATTCTAAAGACTGA